One region of Deltaproteobacteria bacterium genomic DNA includes:
- a CDS encoding response regulator has translation MDKTILIVDDDKKLRDLLTEYLTGYGFQVSTLPDGTGILGTIKTVNPDIIILDIMMPGKDGLEVLREIRTAFTVPVIMLTARGEDADRIVGLEVGADDYLPKPFNPRELLARMRAVLRRSAAPGARETERGEDLILRSGGLVLDKARRMIVVEGDETALSSTEYELLRVLMEHPNRVLSRDELMNMARGRDFMAFDRSIDVHISKLRAKVERDPRSPERIKTVWGTGYMFVDAS, from the coding sequence ATGGACAAAACGATTTTGATCGTAGATGATGACAAAAAGCTTAGAGACCTTTTGACCGAATATCTCACAGGATACGGGTTTCAGGTCTCGACGCTCCCTGACGGCACCGGGATACTGGGAACCATCAAGACAGTGAACCCGGACATCATCATACTGGACATCATGATGCCCGGGAAGGATGGCTTGGAGGTCCTTCGAGAGATTCGCACGGCCTTCACTGTCCCGGTGATCATGCTCACGGCCAGGGGAGAAGACGCGGATCGTATCGTGGGACTGGAAGTAGGGGCCGACGACTACCTGCCCAAACCGTTCAACCCCCGTGAACTGCTGGCCCGGATGCGGGCCGTGCTTCGGCGGTCGGCCGCGCCGGGGGCAAGAGAAACAGAGAGGGGCGAAGATCTTATCCTCCGGTCCGGAGGCCTTGTCCTGGACAAGGCAAGGCGCATGATCGTGGTGGAAGGAGACGAAACGGCATTGTCATCAACCGAATATGAACTCCTCAGGGTACTGATGGAACACCCCAACAGGGTACTGAGCCGCGACGAATTGATGAATATGGCCAGGGGTCGCGATTTTATGGCCTTCGACCGAAGCATCGATGTCCACATCAGCAAACTGCGTGCAAAGGTGGAGCGTGATCCCCGGTCCCCGGAGCGGATCAAGACGGTGTGGGGGACCGGGTACATGTTTGTGGATGCATCATGA
- a CDS encoding flavodoxin domain-containing protein, giving the protein MIEFLSRREFMSRSAVLAGGALVALAVGRDLVSPREVRAGEVRFIETRCGETRKKERILIAYASRCGSTGGVADAIGGVFCEAGACVDVLRVGNVQDLTPYRAVVVGSAVHSDQWLSEASEFVIQNQEVLGRLPVAYFLTCLTLVRPTEENRMKALGFLDPLHRDAPQVTPVGIGLFAGVLDYDKLSFMVRTVMKIKMKDKGVDEGDYRDWASIRSWTRDVAPKLLNGSDASTSATG; this is encoded by the coding sequence ATGATAGAATTTCTTTCGAGAAGAGAGTTCATGAGCAGGAGCGCCGTGCTGGCGGGCGGGGCCCTGGTGGCCCTGGCCGTGGGCAGGGACCTGGTCTCTCCCAGAGAAGTCCGGGCCGGAGAAGTCCGGTTCATCGAGACCCGGTGCGGAGAAACCCGCAAAAAAGAGAGGATACTTATCGCCTATGCCAGCCGATGCGGTTCCACGGGCGGCGTGGCCGATGCCATAGGAGGTGTTTTTTGCGAGGCAGGGGCCTGTGTGGACGTGCTTCGGGTAGGAAACGTGCAGGATCTGACGCCTTACCGTGCCGTTGTTGTCGGGAGCGCCGTTCACAGCGACCAATGGCTCTCCGAGGCCTCGGAGTTTGTCATTCAAAACCAAGAGGTGCTGGGCCGTCTCCCCGTGGCCTATTTTCTGACCTGTCTCACCCTTGTCAGACCCACGGAGGAAAACCGGATGAAGGCCTTAGGGTTCCTGGATCCCCTGCACCGGGATGCACCCCAAGTGACGCCCGTAGGCATCGGTCTCTTTGCAGGCGTTCTGGATTATGACAAGCTCTCTTTCATGGTGCGAACGGTCATGAAGATCAAGATGAAAGACAAAGGCGTGGATGAAGGCGATTACAGGGATTGGGCATCCATTCGATCCTGGACCCGGGACGTCGCGCCAAAACTCTTGAACGGCAGCGATGCCTCAACGTCAGCTACAGGTTAA
- the rsmG gene encoding 16S rRNA (guanine(527)-N(7))-methyltransferase RsmG — MKSNLLLTEKQYKKLWQYHTLLREKNAAYDLTRIYQFDSMVQKHYIDSILPVGLLGGRLPSPLLDIGTGAGLPGIPLKIVRPDTHIILSEGRHRRVRFLHEVIEALDLKGIEIHEGKIYASYDRPAAGVITRAVEPIASTLARVRRCLVPGGRAIFMKGPNCDTEIREGLARFPGDYTLTHDLSYKIPHSPHRRRLVVFERLQGDYA, encoded by the coding sequence GTGAAATCCAATCTACTCCTTACAGAAAAACAATACAAGAAGCTGTGGCAATATCATACGCTTTTACGCGAAAAGAATGCGGCCTATGACCTGACCCGGATCTATCAGTTCGACAGTATGGTCCAGAAGCACTATATTGATTCGATTCTGCCGGTCGGTCTGTTGGGAGGGAGGCTCCCTTCTCCGCTTCTGGATATCGGTACGGGCGCGGGTCTGCCGGGCATCCCCCTCAAGATTGTGCGCCCCGATACCCACATCATCCTCTCCGAGGGGAGACATCGGCGGGTGCGCTTTCTGCACGAGGTGATCGAAGCCCTGGACCTGAAAGGGATCGAGATTCATGAGGGAAAGATCTACGCCTCCTATGATCGTCCGGCAGCGGGCGTCATTACCCGGGCAGTGGAACCGATCGCAAGCACCCTGGCCCGGGTGCGCCGGTGTCTGGTGCCGGGCGGCCGGGCCATCTTCATGAAAGGCCCCAACTGCGATACGGAGATCCGGGAAGGCCTGGCCCGTTTCCCGGGTGACTACACATTGACCCATGATCTCTCCTACAAGATTCCCCATTCCCCCCATCGCCGCCGGCTCGTGGTCTTTGAGCGCCTTCAGGGCGACTATGCCTGA